One window of the Solanum stenotomum isolate F172 chromosome 11, ASM1918654v1, whole genome shotgun sequence genome contains the following:
- the LOC125845390 gene encoding putative late blight resistance protein homolog R1B-16: MAYAALSSLMYTLEQLFKPNQSFVCQSSTQQHVQSLYRNLSVLQVFLDDTTTNDIETLKVVEKRIRNVVHKAEDRVDSSLRSIILADHTKRRKKACRSFYAELLKVEQQVYFLNKEVMLVEFNKHRSKSAELATTPSSPEKSTIEENSIVGMEDDFNIILDRVTAQTDKLTVIPIFGMGGIGKTTLVRKVYDNLSIRSRFDRHAWVTISQEYNERQMLLELVSSITGSNQESSDDELMEIVYRGLKGRRFLIDDIWSTEAWDQIQRIFPKDNNKSRILLTTRLKYVADYVSCPYFPPHSKSFLSLEDSWNLFTEKLFKKDHCPPLLEEIGKHIVQQCRGLPLSVVVVAGLLVKMDPTHDNWKKVEENLNSFFGTVSERCQSILSLSYNSLPQYLKACFLYVGGFPEDREIKVSKLIRLWIAEEFVRGSSNKRLEVVAKEYLEELIDRSLMLAGTQGENGRMRTCKIHDLLRQLCLREAHTENVVHVMNGNVPISLEAIDDQRRLIVQFDLQEKQFYPTRHSSGITSTTRTFISRPTHIRKWNFSIVSQLKLLKVLDVFSIEYDFSCVIPQLVHLRYVAAKVGETFSLAKLRNLRTIIFESFLGTKLKRPVDIWTTTEIRHVDIRSPLYISNPLEAEHPLFLNNLQTLTLHFSPFVAELIRRSPNLKKLKISDYSEHPDWPAIHDSLSLLQDLETLHIKTMKWMIFCGDNFPPNLKQLKLTCTYIPWEDVKVLANLPNLEILKGHCAFNGTDWKVDEDVVFHKLKYLHLYRCRDLERWELAAGSDNFSMLEKLILFELPKLEEIPESIGEIMTLEFIRIVNCGSGVETSAKKIQEEQESLGNYELVVLIYP, from the exons ATGGCTTATGCTGCACTTTCTTCACTTATGTATACATTGGAACAACTCTTCAAACCTAATCAATCTTTTGTTTGTCAAAGTTCTACACAACAACATGTTCAATCTCTCTATCGAAATCTTTCTGTTCTGCAAGTTTTCCTTGACGATACTACCACAAATGATATTGAAACTCTTAAG GTTGTAGAAAAGAGGATCAGAAATGTTGTACACAAAGCAGAAGATAGAGTTGATTCAAGTCTAAGAAGCATCATTCTAGCAGATCACacaaagaggagaaaaaaggcTTGTAGATCCTTTTATGCAGAATTGTTGAAAGTGGAACAACAAGTTTATTTTCTCAACAAAGAGGTGATGTTGGTCGAGTTTAACAAGCATAGAAGCAAATCTGCAGAATTAGCAACAACTCCTTCCTCACCAGAAAaaagtacaattgaggaaaatAGTATTGTTGGGATGGAGGATGACTTCAACATCATACTTGATCGTGTCACTGCCCAAACAGACAAATTAACTGTCATACCAATTTTTGGTATGGGTGGTATAGGTAAGACAACTCTTGTCAGAAAAGTTTATGATAATTTATCTATTCGTTCCCGATTTGATAGACATGCTTGGGTCACAATCTCCCAAGAATACAATGAGAGGCAAATGCTTCTTGAATTAGTCTCTTCAATTACTGGAAGCAATCAAGAAAGTAGCGATGATGAACTAATGGAGATTGTGTATAGAGGTCTGAAGGGTAGGCGATTCCTAATAGATGATATTTGGAGTACTGAGGCATGGGACCAAATCCAAAGAATATTTCCCAAGGATAACAATAAAAGCCGAATTCTATTAACCACTCGGCTCAAGTATGTTGCTGATTATGTTAGTTGCCCTTATTTTCCGCCTCATAGTAAGTCTTTTCTAAGTCTAGAAGATAGTTGGAATCTATTCAcggaaaaattatttaaaaaagatCACTGTCCTCCTCTTCTAGAAGAAATAGGGAAGCATATTGTACAACAATGTCGAGGATTACCTCTCTCGGTGGTTGTTGTTGCTGGGCTTCTTGTAAAAATGGACCCAACACATGATAATTGGAAGAAGGTTGAGGAAAATCTGAACTCGTTCTTTGGTACGGTGTCTGAACGATGCCAATCAATTCTTTCTCTGAGCTACAATTCCTTGCCCCAATATTTGAAGGCTTGTTTTCTCTATGTTGGAGGTTTTCCAGAAGACAGAGAGATTAAAGTTTCCAAGTTGATTAGGCTATGGATTGCTGAGGAATTTGTAAGGGGAAGTAGCAATAAAAGGTTAGAAGTGGTGGCAAAGGAGTATCTAGAAGAGTTAATTGATAGAAGTTTAATGTTGGCCGGTACACAAGGGGAAAATGGAAGGATGAGAACTTGCAAAATTCACGATCTTCTTCGCCAACTATGCCTAAGAGAAGCTCATACTGAAAATGTTGTGCATGTCATGAATGGGAATGTTCCCATCTCCTTAGAAGCCATAGATGATCAACGGCGACTGATCGTTCAATTTGATCTTCAAGAGAAGCAATTTTATCCTACAAGGCATAGCAGTGGTATTACAAGTACAACCCGCACCTTTATTTCAAGGCCAACACATATTCGAAAATGGAATTTCTCCATTGTTTCACAGTTGAAGTTGCTTAAGGTGTTGGATGTATTTTCAATTGAATACGATTTCTCTTGTGTAATACCTCAACTTGTACATTTGAGATATGTTGCTGCAAAAGTTGGGGAAACTTTTTCACTAGCCAAATTGAGAAATCTACGGACcataatttttgaaagttttctAGGGACCAAGTTGAAGCGCCCGGTAGATATCTGGACAACAACGGAGATTAGACATGTGGATATTAGATCACCACTCTATATATCTAATCCTCTTGAGGCAGAACATCCTCTGTTTCTCAATAACTTGCAAACACTCACTCTTCACTTC TCTCCTTTTGTTGCGGAACTCATAAGAAGAAGTCCCAATCTAAAAAAGCTAAAGATTTCTGATTATTCTGAGCATCCTGATTGGCCTGCTATTCATGATTCTCTCAGTCTTTTACAGGATCTGGAGACACTACACATAAAAACCATGAAATGGATGATTTTCTGTGGGGATAATTTCCCTCCTAATCTCAAGCAACTGAAATTAACATGTACTTATATACCATGGGAAGATGTGAAAGTACTGGCTAATTTACCGAATCTTGAGATTCTCAAAGGGCATTGTGCATTCAATGGAACAGATTGGAAAGTAGATGAAGATGTTGtatttcacaaattaaaatatctacatCTATATAGGTGCAGAGATCTGGAAAGGTGGGAATTAGCAGCTGGTAGTGATAATTTTTCGATGCTTGAGAAACTAATACTGTTTGAATTGCCTAAACTAGAGGAGATTCCGGAGAGTATTGGAGAAATAATGACACTAGAATTCATCCGAATAGTTAATTGCGGCTCTGGTGTAGAGACAAGTGCAAAGAAAATTCAGGAAGAGCAAGAAAGCTTGGGAAATTATGAGCTTGTAGTTCTAATCTACCCCTAA